The Peribacillus simplex genome contains a region encoding:
- a CDS encoding aminoglycoside phosphotransferase family protein has protein sequence MNEYDKFERLVQKLDQGNKLIRAWKLKGGISAQVTGLEILQPSGRIIKMIVRQHGDNDLKRNPNIAADEHKLLGILKAAGLPVPMPYYFEQSCEIFSKPSILIEFIGGKSEFTPSNLNDHILQLAINLAKIHRVDCANFSLSFLPKLENTYVEMLNNKNKVILDETLNLSLIRDLLKSSLPLPSMNREVILHGDYWPGNILWKDDKLVSIIDWEDSGLGDPLADLANSQLEISYHFGMQAMDHFTNQYKSMMPEVNFTNLPFWQLFAALRLSTFPEWGLEKRKENSWRKRHKSFVRQAINQIRLN, from the coding sequence ATGAACGAATATGATAAGTTTGAACGATTGGTTCAAAAGTTAGATCAAGGAAACAAGCTAATTCGTGCATGGAAATTAAAAGGCGGAATTTCTGCACAGGTGACAGGACTTGAAATATTGCAACCGTCAGGGCGAATCATAAAAATGATCGTTCGTCAGCATGGTGATAATGACTTGAAACGGAATCCAAATATTGCAGCAGATGAACACAAGCTCTTAGGGATATTGAAAGCTGCCGGTTTGCCTGTACCGATGCCTTATTACTTCGAGCAATCCTGCGAGATATTTTCCAAGCCAAGCATACTTATCGAGTTTATTGGGGGTAAGTCGGAATTCACCCCTTCAAATCTTAATGATCATATCTTACAATTGGCAATCAATCTGGCAAAAATCCATCGTGTTGATTGTGCAAATTTTTCTTTATCATTCCTTCCTAAACTAGAAAATACATATGTAGAGATGTTAAATAATAAAAATAAGGTAATCCTGGATGAAACATTAAATCTGAGCTTGATTAGAGATTTGTTAAAATCTTCCTTGCCATTACCCTCCATGAATAGAGAAGTGATCCTTCATGGTGATTATTGGCCAGGAAATATATTATGGAAAGACGATAAACTAGTTTCAATAATTGATTGGGAAGACTCAGGCTTAGGGGACCCTTTGGCTGACCTCGCCAATAGTCAACTCGAAATTTCATATCATTTTGGAATGCAAGCGATGGATCACTTCACAAATCAATATAAATCCATGATGCCGGAGGTGAATTTTACAAACTTACCCTTCTGGCAATTATTTGCCGCGTTACGGTTATCTACATTTCCTGAATGGGGTTTGGAAAAACGCAAGGAAAATAGCTGGAGGAAAAGACACAAGTCATTTGTTCGTCAAGCAATTAACCAAATTCGTTTAAATTAA
- the lexA gene encoding transcriptional repressor LexA produces MTKLSKRQQDILDFIKEEVRQKGYPPSVREIGEAVGLASSSTVHGHLSRLESKGLIRRDPTKPRAIEIMNSEEASNIPKASVVNVPLLGKVTAGMPITAIENIEEYFPLPESMVPHDDHVFMLEIMGESMIEAGIHDGDYVIVKQQSNANNGDIVVAMTEDDEATVKRFFKEPDYIRLQPENSNMEPIILRDVSILGKVIGLYRQIH; encoded by the coding sequence CGCCAAAAAGGGTATCCACCTTCCGTACGGGAAATTGGCGAAGCAGTGGGACTTGCATCAAGTTCAACAGTTCACGGACATTTATCCCGCCTGGAAAGTAAAGGCCTGATTAGACGTGACCCAACCAAGCCAAGGGCCATTGAAATAATGAATTCGGAGGAAGCGAGCAATATTCCCAAAGCCAGTGTCGTGAACGTGCCGTTACTTGGAAAAGTAACAGCGGGCATGCCCATAACGGCAATCGAGAACATAGAAGAATACTTTCCGCTTCCCGAAAGCATGGTTCCGCATGATGACCATGTATTCATGCTGGAAATCATGGGTGAAAGTATGATCGAAGCTGGAATTCATGATGGAGACTATGTCATCGTGAAACAACAAAGCAATGCCAATAATGGGGATATCGTCGTGGCCATGACGGAAGATGATGAAGCCACTGTAAAACGATTCTTTAAGGAACCGGATTACATAAGGCTTCAGCCTGAGAACTCAAATATGGAACCGATTATTTTACGAGATGTTTCGATACTTGGAAAAGTAATAGGCTTATATAGACAAATACACTAA
- a CDS encoding LysM peptidoglycan-binding domain-containing protein → MSKETFIKEIAPYAQKIQKEFNILPSVVIAQACLYAKGTSWNRSLYTAVIGEKDYKKALKAIFDAGYASDPKYTEKLVNLIEASALTKYDASNEEVYHIVKKGDSVSALAKAYGSTQVQIQQWNGLVDPNLIKVNQRLRVK, encoded by the coding sequence ATGAGCAAGGAAACATTTATTAAGGAAATTGCTCCTTATGCCCAGAAAATTCAAAAGGAATTTAATATTTTACCTTCTGTTGTCATTGCACAAGCTTGCTTATACGCAAAGGGGACCTCATGGAATAGAAGTCTATATACAGCTGTCATTGGAGAAAAAGATTATAAAAAAGCACTCAAAGCAATATTCGATGCAGGGTATGCCTCGGATCCGAAATATACCGAAAAACTGGTGAACCTTATCGAAGCAAGCGCTTTAACTAAATATGATGCAAGCAACGAGGAGGTTTATCATATTGTCAAAAAAGGGGACTCCGTCTCTGCGCTTGCAAAAGCATATGGTTCAACACAAGTGCAGATTCAACAGTGGAATGGCTTGGTCGATCCTAACCTTATTAAAGTGAACCAAAGATTAAGAGTGAAATGA
- the treR gene encoding trehalose operon repressor: MNSKYLSLYGDIVSKIEEGTFPTNSKLPSESSFMEEYDISRDTVRKSLQLLEQNGYIHKIKGKGSFVLDFSKFNFPVAGLISYKEMVEKLNLHSKTIIHKLELETPDANMSKLLDLTDDGEVWKVFRVRQINGKKIILDKDYFKSEFVTNLTKEICEDSIYGYIEKELGLQIGFSNKEITVEPCSEEDKQLLDIEDFDMVAVVKSTVHLIDGSLFQYSESRHRPDKFKFTDFARRTW; the protein is encoded by the coding sequence ATGAACAGCAAATATCTATCGCTATATGGTGATATCGTTTCAAAAATTGAAGAAGGAACCTTTCCGACAAATTCAAAGCTTCCTTCCGAAAGCAGCTTCATGGAAGAGTATGACATATCCAGGGATACTGTGAGAAAGTCCTTACAGTTGCTTGAACAAAATGGATATATCCATAAAATCAAAGGCAAGGGTTCATTTGTCTTGGATTTCAGCAAATTTAATTTTCCTGTAGCAGGATTGATTTCCTATAAAGAAATGGTGGAAAAGTTGAATTTGCATTCCAAAACGATCATCCATAAGTTGGAGCTTGAGACCCCCGACGCAAATATGTCCAAGCTTTTAGACTTAACTGATGATGGTGAGGTATGGAAAGTGTTCCGGGTACGGCAAATCAATGGCAAGAAAATCATACTGGACAAAGACTATTTCAAAAGCGAGTTCGTAACTAACTTGACGAAGGAAATTTGTGAGGATTCGATTTATGGATATATCGAAAAGGAACTCGGGCTCCAGATCGGTTTTTCCAATAAGGAAATTACCGTGGAACCATGCAGTGAAGAAGATAAACAATTATTGGACATTGAAGACTTCGATATGGTGGCAGTCGTGAAAAGTACGGTCCATTTAATCGATGGAAGCTTGTTTCAGTATAGCGAATCCAGGCATAGACCCGATAAATTCAAGTTCACGGACTTTGCACGCAGGACTTGGTGA
- a CDS encoding N-acetylmuramoyl-L-alanine amidase family protein, producing MVKVFIDPGHGGTDPGSVGNGLIEKDLTLSIATRIKDILLLEYKNVYVKMSRTQDSYPSLNDRTNAANAWGADFYLSIHINAGGGTGYEDYIYTSTNQITKTYQDYIHSEIMKLINIQDRGQKTGDLHVLRETDMPALLTENGFIDNVNDAAKLKTASFIESLARGHVNGLVKCFNLTKKSTAVYHTVVSGDTVYSLSIAYGSTVQQIKDWNGLDSQYTITVNQKLRVK from the coding sequence ATGGTAAAAGTATTTATTGATCCCGGCCATGGAGGTACGGATCCAGGCTCGGTGGGGAATGGATTGATAGAAAAGGATTTAACTTTATCCATTGCAACTCGAATCAAAGACATCTTATTACTAGAATATAAAAACGTTTATGTGAAAATGAGCAGGACCCAAGATTCGTACCCCTCCTTAAACGATCGTACGAATGCAGCGAACGCGTGGGGAGCTGACTTTTATCTCTCCATCCACATTAATGCCGGCGGCGGAACTGGGTACGAGGATTACATCTATACGTCCACTAACCAGATCACGAAAACGTATCAAGATTATATTCATTCAGAAATCATGAAGCTTATCAACATCCAGGACAGAGGACAAAAAACAGGAGATTTACATGTACTCCGTGAAACGGACATGCCTGCACTCCTCACTGAAAATGGATTTATCGATAATGTCAATGACGCAGCCAAATTGAAAACGGCATCCTTTATCGAATCACTGGCTCGCGGACATGTTAACGGATTAGTTAAATGCTTCAATCTTACAAAGAAAAGTACAGCTGTATACCACACTGTCGTTAGTGGGGATACCGTATACTCCTTAAGCATCGCTTATGGCAGTACGGTTCAGCAAATTAAAGATTGGAACGGTCTTGACAGTCAGTACACAATTACAGTAAACCAGAAGTTGCGGGTGAAATGA
- a CDS encoding GNAT family N-acetyltransferase: MYVCQTRDHEVIAKLNRNVHNLHAKLYPKYFKEYDYSAMKETFKNLVENNSFVFLVLKELEEPIGYAWIEIKTYPESAFKNEYKSVYVHQLSINENQTQKGYGKKLMNEVYEIAKKNDIDLIELDYWFENIAAKEFYKKQNFKKYREFAFRQL, translated from the coding sequence ATGTATGTTTGTCAAACCAGGGATCATGAAGTAATTGCAAAACTAAATCGAAATGTTCACAATTTGCATGCAAAACTATATCCTAAGTATTTTAAGGAATATGATTATAGTGCCATGAAAGAAACTTTCAAAAATCTGGTTGAAAATAACAGTTTTGTTTTTCTCGTTTTAAAAGAACTAGAAGAACCGATCGGTTACGCATGGATTGAAATTAAAACCTATCCAGAAAGCGCTTTTAAAAATGAGTATAAATCAGTATATGTACATCAGCTTAGTATCAATGAAAATCAAACCCAAAAAGGTTACGGTAAAAAACTAATGAATGAGGTCTATGAAATTGCCAAAAAGAATGATATAGATTTAATTGAACTGGATTATTGGTTTGAAAACATAGCGGCAAAAGAGTTTTATAAGAAACAAAACTTTAAAAAGTATAGGGAGTTCGCGTTTAGACAGTTGTAA
- a CDS encoding DMT family transporter: MKGYIALGISIISEVFGTTMLKLSEGFSHLFASFGVIIGFGIAFYSLSICLKTIPLSLAYAIWSGIGTALTALIGVLLWSEPFSITTFGGLVLIIGGVVLLNASHSPKQAEGSSN, translated from the coding sequence ATGAAAGGATACATAGCTTTAGGGATATCCATCATAAGCGAAGTATTTGGTACAACCATGCTTAAGTTGTCTGAAGGATTCTCACATTTATTCGCATCATTTGGAGTTATAATAGGATTTGGAATTGCATTTTATAGCTTATCTATATGTCTTAAAACAATTCCGTTAAGCTTAGCATATGCCATTTGGTCAGGAATAGGCACAGCCTTAACGGCATTAATTGGCGTACTATTATGGAGTGAGCCATTTAGTATCACTACATTTGGTGGCTTAGTATTAATCATTGGTGGAGTGGTTTTACTAAATGCTTCCCATTCTCCAAAACAAGCAGAGGGATCGTCAAACTAA
- a CDS encoding alpha/beta fold hydrolase translates to MLALKIEKYKVDTPKGTLQYNISGNGKPNIVLINGGSGPIEGWMKILPAISETSSVFSYNRFGVAGSDKPKEIQDGINIVNTLREALTIVGFEPPYLLVGHSLGGLYANLYSRLYPKEVAGIVFLESSTTKDISLNEYQGKAVKTINKMFKMFDSLSSHKRFNEVDFVEKTVNKIQQTDTFPEIPVFVITGGQENRMMPEEVRKKRLENQLELLSLSRNSKHIVAEESGHFPQLSEPTIVIDSIKDCAEAINKINHHQ, encoded by the coding sequence GTGCTGGCATTGAAAATTGAAAAATATAAAGTGGATACACCAAAAGGGACGTTACAATATAATATTAGTGGAAACGGCAAACCAAATATAGTTTTAATTAACGGTGGCTCTGGGCCGATAGAGGGTTGGATGAAAATCCTGCCGGCTATTTCGGAAACTTCATCAGTATTTTCCTATAATCGTTTTGGTGTTGCTGGCAGCGATAAACCGAAGGAAATCCAAGACGGGATAAATATTGTTAACACTTTACGAGAAGCATTAACAATCGTGGGATTTGAACCTCCATATTTATTGGTGGGACATTCCCTAGGCGGCTTATATGCTAATTTATATTCCCGACTTTACCCAAAAGAAGTAGCGGGAATTGTTTTTTTAGAATCCAGTACCACGAAAGATATTAGCCTTAATGAATATCAAGGCAAGGCAGTAAAAACCATTAATAAGATGTTCAAGATGTTTGATTCCTTGTCTTCACATAAACGATTCAATGAAGTTGATTTTGTGGAAAAAACTGTAAATAAAATCCAACAAACTGATACATTTCCCGAAATACCTGTATTTGTAATTACCGGTGGACAAGAAAATCGAATGATGCCAGAGGAAGTTCGAAAAAAAAGACTTGAGAACCAATTGGAATTACTATCACTGTCAAGAAACAGCAAACACATTGTCGCTGAAGAAAGTGGGCATTTTCCACAATTATCAGAACCCACCATAGTGATTGACTCAATCAAAGATTGTGCAGAAGCAATTAATAAAATAAACCATCACCAATAA
- a CDS encoding DUF3956 family protein, which translates to MQSPCILEVDGQFFLVTEIDDVATLRIRISSLLASTLIGLGFPVCGE; encoded by the coding sequence GTGCAATCTCCTTGTATCTTAGAAGTTGATGGTCAATTCTTTTTAGTCACTGAAATTGATGATGTAGCTACACTTAGAATCCGTATTTCATCTCTATTAGCATCAACTTTGATTGGATTAGGATTTCCAGTCTGCGGAGAATAG
- a CDS encoding DMT family transporter, protein MNPYAFLAIAILSEVFGSSMLKVSNGFKKLFPSIGVVIGMGLAFYCLSLSLITIPLGTAYAIWSGIGTALTALVGVIVYKESFSLKKFLGLVLIIGGVVVLKLSSGGN, encoded by the coding sequence TTGAATCCTTATGCGTTTTTGGCAATAGCCATCCTAAGTGAAGTGTTTGGCAGCTCGATGTTAAAAGTATCAAACGGGTTTAAAAAGTTATTCCCTTCCATTGGCGTGGTAATTGGAATGGGTTTGGCTTTTTATTGCCTGTCATTATCACTAATAACCATTCCGCTTGGAACCGCTTATGCCATTTGGTCGGGAATAGGCACAGCTTTAACTGCTTTAGTGGGAGTTATCGTTTATAAAGAAAGCTTTAGCCTGAAGAAATTTTTAGGTTTAGTCCTGATCATTGGAGGAGTGGTGGTTTTGAAGCTCTCAAGCGGGGGCAATTAA
- a CDS encoding CotD family spore coat protein: MYNKPWRHRKGGQCPPQYCPHHRMPTQYNPPQISPTKQNVKTNVINTVIPVFHPTHTTTVNKHFNTFIPHTRSIVKECYSQSFVCGVPQPPSYSRRMLRY; encoded by the coding sequence ATGTATAATAAGCCCTGGAGGCATAGGAAAGGCGGTCAATGTCCACCACAATATTGCCCGCATCACAGAATGCCTACTCAGTATAATCCACCTCAAATCTCCCCAACAAAGCAAAATGTTAAAACTAATGTCATTAACACTGTGATTCCAGTTTTTCACCCGACACATACAACTACCGTGAATAAACACTTCAACACATTTATACCCCATACCCGAAGTATTGTAAAAGAGTGTTATAGCCAAAGCTTTGTTTGTGGAGTTCCTCAACCCCCCAGTTATTCGAGGAGAATGTTAAGATATTAA
- a CDS encoding helix-turn-helix transcriptional regulator, with protein MTNVKFTLKQARKYKGLTQDEMAKVLKMAKRTYIDYEKYKIPLRIDKAYLFAECVGFSIDEIIFFDPHLHFKCS; from the coding sequence ATGACAAACGTTAAGTTCACTCTTAAACAAGCGAGGAAGTATAAAGGATTAACTCAAGATGAAATGGCTAAAGTGCTGAAGATGGCCAAGAGGACTTACATTGACTATGAGAAATATAAGATTCCTTTGCGAATCGATAAGGCTTATTTATTTGCTGAATGTGTAGGATTCTCAATCGACGAGATCATTTTTTTTGATCCTCACCTACACTTCAAATGTAGTTGA
- a CDS encoding LexA family protein yields MHIGERIKMLRKERKMTQEDLANILKVAPTAVSAWESGRNKPLMDKLSMMSTCFEIPLSHLIEGAPVVSNNPGMEFLNEKNVRLIGIYGNIPAGDPNFTNEYIEAYMPTLNSMLKSNKEYFFLRVNGNSMNKEFRDGSLILVEKTTYVENGKIGVVLVNGQDATVKKVNINEGNITLTPCSTDPFYEEKTYNIKNDRVRILGKVVQAIKIYD; encoded by the coding sequence ATGCACATTGGTGAACGGATTAAAATGTTAAGAAAAGAAAGAAAAATGACACAAGAAGATTTGGCAAATATATTAAAAGTGGCCCCAACGGCAGTATCGGCCTGGGAATCCGGGCGGAATAAACCTTTAATGGATAAATTGAGCATGATGTCCACATGCTTTGAAATACCGCTATCCCACCTCATTGAAGGAGCACCTGTCGTCAGCAATAATCCTGGAATGGAATTCCTAAATGAAAAGAATGTAAGATTAATTGGTATTTACGGAAATATCCCTGCTGGAGATCCTAATTTCACCAATGAATATATTGAAGCCTATATGCCGACATTAAATTCGATGCTAAAATCGAATAAAGAATATTTTTTCCTTAGAGTGAATGGCAATAGCATGAACAAAGAATTCAGAGACGGATCACTGATTCTCGTTGAAAAAACAACCTACGTCGAAAACGGAAAGATTGGTGTGGTTTTAGTAAATGGTCAGGATGCTACAGTCAAAAAAGTGAATATCAATGAAGGGAACATCACACTCACTCCCTGCAGCACGGATCCTTTTTATGAAGAAAAAACCTATAACATCAAAAATGATAGAGTCCGTATTTTAGGAAAAGTGGTTCAAGCCATTAAAATATACGATTAA
- a CDS encoding esterase/lipase family protein, with translation MAKPDISSAGKLKPPSETFSPGDWFLGSIPPNLDKEKPPIVFVQGRNSSSTSWYGETEYHGINDMYTKAYEAGYQTVFVQLHDSAGNGSVSQYANGRLLAQMLSEISNHFGGAKVNIIAHSKGGADTQAALVHYGAHQYVGRVITLASPHHGSYLADLAYSWYAGWLGSLLGQKDDGTYSLQVGKMAEFRSVTDNHVNSRKNMYFTVAGMNRGPVLSALSMGGQYLSSYGENDGLVNVWSTKIPYATHLFTDPNFDHDNIRIGSAVFSRIEPYLRSTSTTGIPGLNVSYKERVEDDVITTALAQTVLGDVLKQNVWTEQSFHVNETAPGNITIYTASDDVEVELISPSNKKYSPSLKVDSAKNETSFFNGATIQSFNRNKLEIGDWIVRMKTKSPKDAYLFTAQFNEKNPITLSMAGKVKQKDAKFLIKNPMNGKKTPISTTFLVHLVDETGNEINGKSSIKVLETENYTGTLPEVPKSGVYNVTIDVKEKNVDGTERTRTLIRSVYIEK, from the coding sequence ATGGCTAAGCCGGATATTTCCTCAGCAGGGAAATTGAAGCCGCCCTCCGAAACTTTCAGCCCAGGGGATTGGTTTCTTGGAAGCATTCCCCCCAATCTTGATAAAGAGAAACCACCGATCGTGTTTGTTCAAGGGAGAAACAGCAGTTCGACCAGCTGGTACGGTGAAACGGAATATCATGGGATCAATGATATGTATACCAAAGCGTATGAAGCAGGCTACCAAACGGTTTTTGTTCAGCTTCATGATTCAGCTGGAAATGGATCTGTGAGCCAATATGCTAATGGAAGGCTTTTAGCCCAAATGCTTTCAGAAATCAGTAACCATTTCGGGGGCGCAAAAGTAAATATTATAGCTCACAGCAAAGGGGGGGCAGACACTCAAGCGGCTCTAGTACACTATGGAGCCCACCAATATGTTGGAAGGGTCATCACTTTAGCTTCCCCTCATCATGGTTCTTACCTTGCTGATTTGGCTTATAGCTGGTATGCGGGCTGGCTTGGTTCCCTATTAGGTCAAAAAGATGATGGAACTTATTCTTTACAAGTTGGTAAAATGGCGGAATTTCGTTCTGTCACCGATAACCATGTTAATTCTCGTAAAAACATGTATTTCACAGTGGCGGGTATGAACAGAGGCCCGGTTCTTTCTGCTTTATCAATGGGTGGACAATATTTATCTTCCTATGGCGAAAATGATGGTCTAGTAAATGTATGGAGTACAAAAATACCGTACGCAACACATTTATTTACGGATCCCAACTTTGACCACGACAATATTCGAATCGGTTCAGCTGTATTTTCAAGAATTGAACCCTATTTAAGGAGTACTTCCACCACTGGTATTCCAGGATTAAATGTCAGCTATAAAGAACGAGTTGAAGATGATGTCATTACAACCGCACTCGCTCAAACCGTTCTGGGTGATGTCCTGAAACAAAATGTTTGGACTGAACAAAGTTTTCATGTAAATGAAACAGCCCCGGGTAATATTACCATATATACAGCCTCGGATGATGTCGAGGTTGAATTGATCTCTCCATCCAATAAAAAGTATTCACCTTCCTTAAAGGTTGATTCAGCCAAAAATGAAACTTCCTTTTTTAATGGTGCGACCATCCAATCATTCAATAGGAACAAGCTCGAAATCGGTGACTGGATAGTACGAATGAAGACTAAATCACCAAAAGACGCTTACCTGTTCACAGCACAATTTAACGAAAAGAATCCCATTACATTAAGCATGGCCGGAAAAGTTAAGCAAAAAGATGCAAAATTTTTAATAAAGAATCCAATGAATGGTAAAAAAACGCCCATCAGCACAACATTTTTGGTTCATTTAGTAGATGAAACCGGTAATGAAATTAATGGGAAAAGCTCAATTAAGGTACTGGAGACCGAAAATTATACTGGTACCCTTCCAGAAGTACCTAAGTCAGGTGTTTATAATGTAACAATTGATGTCAAGGAAAAAAATGTGGATGGCACTGAAAGAACCCGGACGCTGATACGTTCGGTCTATATCGAGAAATAG